The Solanum dulcamara chromosome 6, daSolDulc1.2, whole genome shotgun sequence genome contains the following window.
aattcctgcagtacccgtccgtcttaggatagtcataacttttgactccaaactccaaaaattatattcttggcggtgttggaaagaagactcgaagacctttaatttaataggtcataggccacccagatcatcatatttcaaaagatatagtcgttagaagtcgaccccttatacgaaatcatccaaaaacttaatcgattgggattctttggactcgacttggtgttagagatcccttatgacccctaaacacatctaacaaacttcaaatacttaggaattaatcctaactcatgtataTAATTACAAGTCTTTCGGTTCGAATCTACACACACATggagaaatgttcgagtctttgcgaaaaaatttccggggtgttacacccttgatatatctcaggatcctcttaacaacATTCCAAttctctctaccaggattaaccatgtatcgactaaccacttccattgcttgtgcaatgtcaagtcttgtacataccatgacgaacattaaactttccactgttgatgcatacggtacttgAGACATCTTCATCCtttctgcttcattgctaggactcatacttgaggataacttgaaattaatagaaagttgggtagaaattgacttacaatcttgcatcttgaagagtcttaacattttctTTAAATAGTTCTCTTGAGAAAGCAAAATcgtcctattatttctgtctcggtgaatttgcattccTAGAATCTTATTTGCTGGTCTCATGTCCTTCAtatcaaactccctagccaactatgcctttaaatttatgagacgatctttgttggggactactaccaacatgtcatcaacatacaacagcaaaataataaaatcgtcatcaccaaatctcttgtaataaataCAAGGATATGAACTATGCCTGTTGTATCCAagacttataatgaaggaatcaaatctcttataccaacacctcAACGCCTGTTTGAGACCTTATAGaaatttgttcaacctgcaaatcAAGTTCTATTTtccttgttcttcaaaaccttctgagtggagcatgtaaatttcttcttcaagctctccatgaagacATGCAGTTTTAACATCTAACtactccaagtacaagtcaaatgtagcataCATTGCCAGCACCACTcaaattgttgtgagtcgaaccaccggagaaaatatctcattgaagtctataccttctttctaaGCGAATCCTTTTACCACCAATTTTAAAGAAGATTTGATGTgttagagtattcaaagtattgatgtgttcagtaaccgacatggactctgccattcgaagagtatacaatcttcttttaaAGAAGATTATAttatgtaaagacttggcctcctACAATCTCGtaagagtatctcatatttCCTTCATCGTCCATTTTTCAGCCATACTAAACAACACTTGACCAGCTAGagtcaagtgtagatcagctactgcgttgctgtctatatcgttccacttgctgttaTCAGTAAAGTCTGtgggtctgccttcaattgcaactaagcaattgtcttttctcaatatcgctcttattttcaattttcaCAATGAGAAactagtcccattgaatttttcaacgtcaaactttattgtactCGCCATTATTATTTGCTTCACGCCCTTTTAGattatttctgaatatttttgccaATAATCTGACAAACTGTACagtcaccaaaatttactattcacatgaatagtattttttacagaattttactattcacagatagtaccttcgcataaaacaaACAGAATAACCAAGGGTTCTAATACCACTATTAGGagaaggaagcaccacaactaaagtttgatatgataataaataatgaaaataaattggacacgagaattttacgtggaaacccctcaaacagatagaggaaaAAAACCATAGGGTAGAagaattttactatgataatatgagagtacactgctctcaaataaaaggagaaaacaagaataaacacttctctcttgtaaaaggaataactcactaaggaggacactcaagactacaatatttatcttggtgtataactctctttgtgttcttactcttttggattgtatttttgtgggatgatctaaatgagggcaagagaccctctatttataggaaactggaaatgcataaaatacgcGTTTTCGTGTAAAATACGCGTTTTATTGACAAAAATTGCTAAATGAGGCAACAACTTTTGAAACACGTAAAATGCGTGTTTTCTTCTTGGACGGTGCATGtgcacctccctttttgactttctAGCAAAAAGGACTTGATATACCCCTCAAATTTGTCATTTAGAGCTGATACACGATCCTTCATTATGAAAGTGGCTCATATATATCCATATTATGCATAAATGATTCATATATACCCTTTTCATCTAAtagaagtgaaaaaaataactttaaatttacttttaatttttttatcaaaaaggTAATCCATgtaggggtatatttgatccttctcacacatatttttttttaaaaaaatttattcaaCAACTAATTTGGATTAATTATCTTAATGGTCAAATTTACTTCTTTCACtaattttcttgtaaaatttattatatatgccCCAATTACAGATATAACGACTAAATTATAATATAGCCACAAAAATTAGTTTAAAATTACAGTACAGCCGgaaaaaaattagtttaaaattttttccttacttttttctcttttttcattaacacttctttctttctttctttttttcttcttatttttaaactaaagaatgaaagaaaaaaataagaataagaagaagaagctcaaaataatgataatcaaataagtcaaaaaatgatatatgtgtgaaaaagaacaaatatatcTCTGAACTTTACTagaaggatcaaatatacccctacatagatttttgttaaataaaataaaataaaaataattttaaaatgaaattttcaCTTCCAATAGATGAAAAGGGTAGATTTGTCAATGCACTTTTTAGGAATgtcttttatgaaattaaatatctaataaaattaaatattttctttaattttgaccaaaatataAAGAGAATCAGATCTCCATAATTAACTTTGTGTTTCGTCTTATTTTCATAAACAAATTGAAGCAATTTAGCAAAATATCAATGGAAAAGTTTCTCCATTTTCTCCTTTTGATATCAATGATTTTCTCAAATCTACTTCTTGTGTTGGAAAATGCAAATTCTCTATCACCCCTCAATTCAACTTACATTATGCAAGCTAGAAAAAGATTTATGTCTCTCGATCCGACTAAGCTTCCCGATCCTCCAATGCCATCCTATACTTTCACTGTTTACCATCGCGACGtatttgaaaaatcaaaattcaaggATTACGACTCATTGCTTGAAAATAGATTTTCTCGATGTCATGCTAGAGCAAGTTATTTAGCTTCAATTTTTGAATCCAAAAATGGTGCACAAGGAGGTGAAATGCGCGAGCTTGTCCCGAAAACAACGGATGTTTTCTATGGGAGTGGTGAGTATGTCGCGTCTTTTTTGCTTGGCACTCAAATGATCAAAAATTACTTGTTATTAGACACTGGAAGTGATTTAGTTTGGTGGCAATGTGGACCATGTGAAGCCAATAAGTGTTACAAACAAGATCAACCTCTATATGATTCTACTCAATCGAAAGCATTTCGAATAATCGGTTGCGATCGACATGGTAAAAGGTGCAGGATTGTGAATCCTGCCTATTATTGCAATCTAGAAAATTTTGAGTGTAGATATGATAtgcaatatggggataattcacAAACAAAAGGTTTTATAGCAGATGATGTGATTACTTTTCTCGTAGAACATTGGCCGGTTAGGATCAGATTTGGATGTAGCAAAGATCAAACTGGTGAACTAAATTTCAGTTCTTTCGCTTCTGGGATTGTTGGCCTTGGACGCGATGTGCCACAAGGATATTCGTTACCATCACAATTTGGGGGTAACATAATGTCTCTGTGTCTACCATCTTTTAATTCAGGAAAAGGATCAGTTTTGAGTTTCCATATTAGCAAGTGGCCAAGAGCAACATCagcaaaattattatttaattataggTACCcttcatattattttatcaacCTATATAAAGTTTTTATTAACGACAGGGAGGTTCCTGTGAGCCCCTCGTGGTGGAATTTTAAACAACATATGATGAGCGGTGGAATATTCGTGGATACAGGGACAAGTTATACCTATTTTCCTCGTGATTTTTATACTGTATTCCGTTACATATTTAGAGCAGAAGTGCAAGATATTCCCATAGCTGAAATTCCTGTCCAACCTTTCGATACTTGCTATAAGGAAGATCCAAATGGTCGTGATTTATACTTTCCTGTAGTGAAGTTGTACTTTGGGAGCGTAAACTCGAGTACAATGTTGCTTCTGGCACAAGAACGAGTTGTTGTGCACTATCGCGGGCTCTACTGCTTGGCTTTTGTTGGATGGGATAGTGAGAGGTCAATATTAGGCATGAATCAACTCCAAGGTGTAGGATTAACTTTTGATACTTTAGCAAATACTTTGTCATTTGACATAGATGCATGtgattaattataaatatatatctcTTGCAATCATAAAATAAAGCCAAACTTTGTTTATCTCTTGAGAATCTTTGTTTTGTATTTCCtgccaaaaaggaaaagactTGTGGTGTCAAGATGTGCATCCCCGGAGTATTTAGTTGTCAACTATATATTTGGGGGAGTGTTTTACCCCAAATGTATTACTTTTGGCGAGATCAAATTTAATCTGGCTCAGTGTTAGTATCGAACACTAGGTGTGAAATCAAAAAAGATTTGTTATTGCTCCGTGATCgaattatacatataaaatgattttgttgttggaaagaaaaaggaaatttaaaggagaaagtGAATAGAAAAACTGagcaaaagagaagaaaagaattaTTGCAATGTTTATCTTTCTGATACGAAATGAAAGTAAAGAGACCTGCCTATAAATAAGCTCACAATCAAAcagtaaattttaaaatttaggtCCACTAGATTTACTGATTAGCTACTAATATGTACCACTATCTAAACTTGCTAGAATAAAGGAAACTAACAACTAACTTCCAAGACTTGGTCAAGTATCTTTTGAATCATTTCTCAACATTTTTAACACAAAAACATGATTTAGAAGCAAACCAATTGGATTGAGCCAAACTCGCACCTATAACGCTAGCTCTGCTCCTGCATCTAGTCCACATGCAACGGTATTTCAGGGTCGCCTCTGATTTAATCTAGTGTGAAATCAAACACATATCTTTATATTATATCATCTATATCTCATTTTTAGTCCAATGAATCAAACATTTATCAATAAAAGTATATTCATTATCATTtaatatttgaattataattAACAATATAGCTTGTTCACCAATCAAACACCCAAAAGTATATCATTAAATTACCATGTCTTTGTTTAATATCGAGATTACAATCTTTATATAACGTGTTCACCAATCAAACTATCCCTATGTGGGGATATAgatcccaatttttttttctcgggataagaaaaaatataatggCACATTCGTCCTTTTTCGAGGCTTTTTCGCTGAAgtcttttaaaagaattataattgatgagatgtaaataggAATCTTAATTAATAAAGTTCCTAAATAGCATAGATTCCCTGAGATTAATTAGTGCTCTTTTTAGGAATGTCTTTCTtgcaaaattaaatattttcctaaattgACCAAAAATTTAAACAGAATCAATCCTCCATATTTAACTATGTGTTTCTTCCTGTTTGCATAAACAAATTGAAGCAATTAGCAAAGTACCGATGGAAAAGCTCCTCCATTTTGACCTTTTCACTTCTATTATTTTCTCAATTATATTTATTGTGTTGGGAAATACATATTCTCTATCACCCCTCAACTCAACTTACATAATGCAAGCTAGAAAAAGATTTATGTCTCTTGATCTGACCTTCCTGATCCTCAAATGCCATCCTATACTTTTACTGTTTACCATCGAGATGtatttgaaaaatcaaaattcaaggACTACGACTCGTTGCTTGAAAATAGGATTGCTCGATGTCATGCAAGAGCAAGTTATTTAGCTTCGGTTGTTGAATCTCAAAATGGTGCACAAGGAGGTGAGATGCGCGAACTGGTTCCAAAAACAACGGATGCTGTCTACAGGAGTGGTGAGTATGTCGCGACTTTTTTGATTGGCACTCAAATGATCAAAAACTACTTGCTAATAGACACTGGAAGTGATTTAGTTTGGTGGCAATGTGGACCATGTGAGGCCAATAAGTGTTACAAACAAGATCAACCTCTATATGATTCTACTACATCCAAAACATTTCGAATAATTGGTTGCAATCGATATAATTTAAGGTGCAGGACTGTGGATCCAGCCTTTTATTGTAATCAAGAAATTTTTGAGTGTAGATATGATATGGTATACGGGGATCGTGTGCAAACAAAATGTTTCATAGCAGATGACGTGATTACTTTTAATGTAGACCATCGACCTGTTAGGATCACATTTGGATGTAGCAAAGATCAAACTGGTGAAAAAAAATTCAGTGCTTTCTCTGCTGGGATTCTTGGCCTTGGTCGCGCTGTTCAATATTCTTCATCACAATTTGGAGGGCACGTAATGTCCATGTGTCTACCAACTTTTCATTCAGGAAAAGGATCAGTTCTTTGTTTCCATACAAGCAAGTGGTCAAGAGCAACATCAGCAAAACTGTAATTTAATTATAGGTACCCTTCATTTTACTATGTGAGCCTTTATAAAGTTTTTATTAACGATCGGGAGGTTCCagtgagcccttagtggtggaaTTTTAAATCAGATATGAGCGGTGGAGTGTTGGTGGATACAGGGACAAGTTTTACCTTTTTACCTTATGATTTTTATGTCTTATTCCGTTACCTATTCAGAGCAGAAGTACGAGATCTTCTTTTGGTTGAAAATCCAAGCAATACTTTCGACACTTGCTATAAGGTGTTGGggtgaggaagcaccacaattaaagtttgatatgatgaaaatattaaaaaaaaattggacacgagaattttacgtggaaacccctctaaatgatagaagggaaaaaccacggggtagaaggatctcactatttaatatggagtacacagctctcaaatacaaggagaaaacaacaattaacacttctctcttgtaaaaggaacaactactaaagaggacactcaagactaaaatatttattttggtgtataactctctttgtattcttactctctcttttgggatgatttaaatgagggcaggaagccctctatttatagtagGATGAAAACGCATAGAAAATTTACGCGTTAATTTTCTACGCGTCTGTCAAAGAAGTCAGCAACATTTGAAGACTTAATTGTTGAAAACTAAACTTTCATTTTGCAGCCTGCAACCTTTTTTGACTCCCTTTTGCAGCAGCCTTTTTTGACTCCTCTTCTTTTGTTGAAGActttcattctcccacttgaagatttaattgagaatcaattaagtcttcacaccatcctttctacccaa
Protein-coding sequences here:
- the LOC129893006 gene encoding protein ASPARTIC PROTEASE IN GUARD CELL 1-like, whose translation is MPSYTFTVYHRDVFEKSKFKDYDSLLENRIARCHARASYLASVVESQNGAQGGEMRELVPKTTDAVYRSGEYVATFLIGTQMIKNYLLIDTGSDLVWWQCGPCEANKCYKQDQPLYDSTTSKTFRIIGCNRYNLRCRTVDPAFYCNQEIFECRYDMVYGDRVQTKCFIADDVITFNVDHRPVRITFGCSKDQTGEKKFSAFSAGILGLGRAVQYSSSQFGGHVMSMCLPTFHSGKGSVLCFHTSKWSRATSAKL
- the LOC129893004 gene encoding aspartic proteinase nepenthesin-1-like codes for the protein MIFSNLLLVLENANSLSPLNSTYIMQARKRFMSLDPTKLPDPPMPSYTFTVYHRDVFEKSKFKDYDSLLENRFSRCHARASYLASIFESKNGAQGGEMRELVPKTTDVFYGSGEYVASFLLGTQMIKNYLLLDTGSDLVWWQCGPCEANKCYKQDQPLYDSTQSKAFRIIGCDRHGKRCRIVNPAYYCNLENFECRYDMQYGDNSQTKGFIADDVITFLVEHWPVRIRFGCSKDQTGELNFSSFASGIVGLGRDVPQGYSLPSQFGGNIMSLCLPSFNSGKGSVLSFHISKWPRATSAKLLFNYRYPSYYFINLYKVFINDREVPVSPSWWNFKQHMMSGGIFVDTGTSYTYFPRDFYTVFRYIFRAEVQDIPIAEIPVQPFDTCYKEDPNGRDLYFPVVKLYFGSVNSSTMLLLAQERVVVHYRGLYCLAFVGWDSERSILGMNQLQGVGLTFDTLANTLSFDIDACD